A genome region from Variovorax paradoxus includes the following:
- the nuoI gene encoding NADH-quinone oxidoreductase subunit NuoI, which yields MSAAHTATPSAPFSLKDFLSSFMLFELFKGLAITGKYAFSRKITVQFPEEKTPLSPRFRGLHALRRYENGEERCIACKLCEAVCPALAITIESDVRDDGSRRTTRYDIDLTKCIFCGFCEESCPVDSIVETHIFEYHGEKRGDLYFTKDMLLAVGDRYENEIAANKAADAKYR from the coding sequence ATGTCTGCTGCGCACACCGCAACGCCGTCCGCGCCGTTCTCGCTCAAGGACTTCCTGAGCAGCTTCATGCTGTTCGAGCTGTTCAAGGGCCTGGCGATCACCGGCAAGTACGCCTTCTCCCGCAAGATCACGGTGCAGTTTCCCGAAGAGAAGACGCCGCTGTCGCCGCGCTTCCGTGGCCTGCATGCGCTGCGCCGCTATGAAAACGGCGAAGAGCGCTGCATCGCATGCAAGCTCTGCGAAGCCGTCTGCCCGGCGCTGGCGATCACCATCGAGTCCGACGTCCGTGACGACGGCTCGCGCCGCACGACGCGCTACGACATCGACCTGACCAAGTGCATCTTCTGCGGCTTCTGCGAAGAAAGCTGCCCGGTCGACTCGATCGTCGAAACGCACATCTTCGAGTACCACGGCGAGAAGCGTGGCGACCTGTACTTCACCAAGGACATGCTCCTTGCCGTGGGCGATCGCTACGAAAACGAAATTGCAGCGAACAAGGCGGCCGACGCCAAGTACCGCTGA
- the nuoK gene encoding NADH-quinone oxidoreductase subunit NuoK, with protein sequence MTLTLGHFLSLGAMLFALSVIGIFLNRKNLIVLLMAIELMLLAVNMNFVAFSHFLGDMHGQIFVFFILTVAAAESAIGLALLVLLFRNKSNINVDELNSLKG encoded by the coding sequence ATGACGCTCACGCTCGGACACTTTCTTTCGCTCGGCGCGATGCTCTTCGCGCTGTCCGTGATCGGCATCTTCCTGAACCGCAAGAACCTGATCGTTCTGCTGATGGCCATCGAGCTGATGCTGCTCGCCGTCAACATGAACTTCGTGGCCTTCTCGCATTTCCTGGGCGACATGCACGGCCAGATCTTCGTGTTCTTCATTCTGACGGTGGCCGCGGCCGAGTCGGCCATCGGGCTGGCACTGCTGGTTCTGCTGTTCCGCAACAAGTCGAACATCAACGTGGACGAACTCAACTCGCTCAAGGGTTGA
- a CDS encoding NADH-quinone oxidoreductase subunit M, with the protein MGLLSLAIWVPIAFGAALLAFGRDEHARGVRWVALVGSIVSFLVTVPLFTGFQNGTAAMQFVEKTSWIARFNVNYHLGIDGLSLWLVLLTSFITVIVVISAWEVITERVNQYMGAFLILSGFMIGVFASLDGILFYVFFEATLIPMYLIIGIWGGPNKIYAAFKFFLYTLLGSLLMLVALIYLYNKSGGSFDILAWHKLPLGASAQTFLFFAFFAAFAVKVPMWPVHTWLPDVHVEAPTGGSAVLAAIMLKLGAYGFLRFSMPIAPDASHEWAWLMIALSLIAVIYVGLVALVQQDMKKLVAYSSVAHMGFVTLGFFIFNELGVSGGIVQMIAHGFVSGAMFLGIGVLYDRVHSRQIADYGGVVNTMPKFAAFALLFAMANCGLPGTAGFVGEWMVILGAVKANFWIGLGAATALIFGAAYTLWMYKRVYLGPVGNDHVKELTDINAREFLMLALLAIAVLWMGLFPKPFTDAMDASVTELLRHVAVSKLPS; encoded by the coding sequence ATGGGTTTGTTGAGCCTTGCCATCTGGGTGCCGATCGCATTCGGCGCCGCGCTGCTGGCGTTTGGCCGTGACGAGCACGCCAGGGGCGTCCGCTGGGTCGCGCTCGTCGGTTCCATCGTGAGCTTCCTGGTCACGGTGCCGTTGTTCACGGGTTTCCAGAACGGTACCGCCGCCATGCAGTTCGTCGAGAAGACGAGCTGGATCGCGCGCTTCAACGTCAACTACCACCTCGGGATCGACGGGCTGTCGCTCTGGCTGGTGCTGCTGACGTCGTTCATCACCGTCATCGTCGTGATTTCGGCATGGGAAGTGATCACCGAGCGCGTGAACCAGTACATGGGCGCGTTCCTGATCCTGTCGGGTTTCATGATCGGCGTGTTCGCGTCGCTGGACGGCATCCTGTTCTACGTGTTCTTCGAAGCCACGCTGATCCCGATGTACCTGATCATCGGTATCTGGGGCGGCCCGAACAAGATCTACGCGGCGTTCAAGTTCTTCCTGTACACCTTGCTCGGCTCGCTGCTGATGCTGGTGGCGTTGATCTACCTCTACAACAAGTCGGGCGGCAGCTTCGACATCCTGGCCTGGCACAAGCTGCCGCTGGGTGCGAGCGCGCAGACCTTCCTGTTCTTCGCCTTCTTCGCAGCCTTCGCTGTGAAGGTACCGATGTGGCCGGTGCACACCTGGCTGCCCGACGTGCACGTCGAGGCCCCCACCGGCGGCTCCGCCGTGCTGGCCGCGATCATGCTGAAGCTGGGCGCCTACGGTTTCCTGCGCTTCTCGATGCCGATCGCGCCGGATGCCTCGCACGAATGGGCCTGGCTCATGATCGCGCTGTCGCTGATCGCCGTGATCTACGTGGGCCTCGTGGCGCTGGTGCAGCAGGACATGAAGAAGCTGGTGGCTTACTCGTCGGTCGCCCACATGGGCTTCGTGACGCTCGGCTTCTTCATCTTCAACGAACTCGGCGTGTCCGGCGGCATCGTGCAGATGATTGCCCACGGCTTCGTGTCGGGCGCCATGTTCCTGGGCATCGGCGTGCTGTACGACCGCGTGCACTCGCGTCAGATCGCCGACTACGGCGGCGTGGTCAACACCATGCCCAAGTTCGCCGCGTTCGCGCTGCTGTTCGCCATGGCCAATTGCGGGCTGCCGGGCACCGCAGGTTTCGTGGGCGAGTGGATGGTCATCCTCGGCGCCGTGAAGGCCAACTTCTGGATCGGCCTCGGCGCAGCGACCGCGCTGATCTTCGGTGCGGCCTATACCCTCTGGATGTACAAGCGCGTGTACCTGGGCCCCGTCGGCAACGACCACGTCAAGGAACTCACCGACATCAACGCTCGCGAATTCCTGATGCTGGCGTTGCTGGCCATCGCCGTGCTGTGGATGGGCCTGTTCCCGAAGCCTTTCACCGATGCCATGGATGCGTCGGTGACCGAGCTGCTGCGCCACGTGGCAGTTTCGAAGCTGCCCTCCTGA
- a CDS encoding DUF2818 family protein, with product MSQTASVWVVLLVALVAANLPFFNDRLFGVVPLATRPKSLAVRLAELVVLYFLAGGVGLLFERRAGQIASQGWEFYAVTGALFIVLAFPGFTWRYLMKHRH from the coding sequence GTGTCGCAAACCGCGTCGGTCTGGGTCGTCCTGCTGGTGGCCCTGGTGGCTGCCAATCTGCCGTTCTTCAACGACCGCCTGTTCGGGGTCGTACCGCTTGCGACGAGACCCAAGTCGCTGGCGGTGCGCCTCGCCGAACTGGTGGTCTTGTACTTTCTGGCCGGCGGCGTCGGGCTGCTGTTCGAGCGCAGGGCAGGGCAGATCGCTTCCCAGGGGTGGGAGTTCTATGCGGTGACCGGGGCGCTGTTCATCGTGCTGGCCTTTCCCGGGTTCACCTGGCGCTATCTGATGAAACACAGGCACTGA
- the nuoL gene encoding NADH-quinone oxidoreductase subunit L: MSATLSASTLLAVPLAPLVGAALAGLFGTKFGGNHIGRKVTHSLTILGVLVAFVISAMTLKSVIADGARFNQTIYEWMVVGGLKMEVGFMVDGLTAMMMCVVTFVSLMVHIYTIGYMEEDDGYNRFFAYISLFTFSMLMLVMSNNMLQLFFGWEAVGLVSYLLIGFWFNKPTAIFANMKAFLVNRVGDFGFILGIGLIAAYAGTLNYTEAFAKANTLAGITFPGTEWMLITVICICLFIGAMGKSAQFPLHVWLPDSMEGPTPISALIHAATMVTAGIFMVARMSPLFELSDTALSFILVIGAITALFMGFLGIIQNDIKRVVAYSTLSQLGYMTVALGASAYSVAVFHLMTHAFFKALLFLGAGSVIIGMHHNQDIRWMGGVRKYMPITWITSLLGSLALIGTPFFSGFYSKDSIIEAVHESHLWGANFAYYAVLAGVFITAFYSFRMYFLVFHGKERYDQNPDAHHDDHGHDDHGHGHHDHKPHESPLVVWLPLVLLAIPSVVIGFMTIDPMLYGEFFKNAIFVDGAKHHAMKELEEAFHGPVAMAIHGLTAAPFWLALAGVVLSWYMYMINPALPAAIKRACGPIYRLLENKYYMDWINENIIARGTRALGTGLWKGGDQALIDGAVVNGSWKLVGRISGVVRWMQSGYIYHYAFAMLLGIFILMTYFVWFKR, translated from the coding sequence ATGAGCGCAACCCTTTCCGCATCCACCCTGCTGGCCGTGCCGCTGGCGCCCCTGGTCGGCGCCGCCCTGGCGGGCCTGTTCGGCACGAAATTCGGCGGCAACCACATCGGCCGCAAGGTCACGCATTCGCTGACGATTCTCGGCGTGCTGGTCGCCTTCGTCATCTCGGCGATGACGCTCAAGAGCGTGATCGCCGACGGCGCCCGCTTCAACCAGACCATCTACGAATGGATGGTCGTGGGCGGCCTGAAGATGGAAGTCGGCTTCATGGTCGACGGCCTCACCGCGATGATGATGTGCGTCGTGACCTTCGTGTCGCTGATGGTCCACATCTACACCATCGGCTACATGGAAGAAGATGACGGCTACAACCGCTTCTTCGCGTACATCTCGCTGTTCACCTTCTCGATGCTGATGCTCGTCATGAGCAACAACATGCTCCAGCTGTTCTTCGGCTGGGAAGCGGTAGGTCTGGTGTCGTACCTGCTGATCGGCTTCTGGTTCAACAAGCCGACCGCGATCTTCGCGAACATGAAGGCCTTCCTGGTCAACCGTGTGGGCGACTTCGGCTTCATCCTCGGCATCGGCCTTATCGCCGCCTACGCTGGCACGCTGAACTACACCGAAGCCTTCGCCAAGGCGAACACGCTGGCCGGCATCACGTTCCCGGGCACCGAATGGATGCTCATCACGGTGATCTGCATCTGCCTGTTCATCGGCGCGATGGGCAAGAGCGCGCAGTTCCCGCTGCACGTGTGGCTGCCGGACTCGATGGAAGGCCCGACGCCGATCTCGGCGCTGATCCACGCGGCAACGATGGTGACCGCGGGCATCTTCATGGTGGCGCGCATGTCGCCACTGTTCGAGCTGAGCGACACGGCCCTGAGCTTCATCCTCGTGATCGGTGCCATCACCGCGCTGTTCATGGGCTTCCTGGGCATCATCCAGAACGACATCAAGCGCGTGGTCGCGTACTCGACTCTCTCGCAGCTCGGCTACATGACGGTGGCGCTCGGCGCCTCGGCGTACTCGGTCGCGGTGTTCCATCTGATGACGCACGCGTTCTTCAAGGCGCTGCTGTTCCTCGGTGCCGGTTCCGTGATCATCGGCATGCACCACAACCAGGACATCCGCTGGATGGGCGGCGTACGCAAGTACATGCCGATCACCTGGATCACCTCGCTGCTGGGTTCGCTGGCGCTGATTGGCACGCCGTTCTTCTCGGGCTTCTACTCGAAGGACAGCATCATCGAGGCAGTGCACGAAAGCCACCTGTGGGGCGCGAATTTCGCGTACTACGCGGTGCTGGCCGGCGTGTTCATCACGGCGTTCTACTCGTTCCGCATGTACTTCCTGGTCTTCCACGGCAAGGAGCGCTACGACCAGAACCCCGATGCGCACCATGACGATCATGGCCACGACGACCATGGACATGGCCATCACGATCACAAGCCGCACGAATCGCCCCTGGTGGTCTGGCTGCCCCTGGTGTTGCTGGCCATTCCGTCGGTGGTGATCGGCTTCATGACGATCGACCCGATGCTCTACGGCGAGTTCTTCAAGAACGCGATCTTCGTGGACGGTGCGAAGCACCATGCCATGAAGGAACTCGAAGAAGCCTTCCACGGCCCGGTGGCGATGGCGATCCACGGCCTGACGGCTGCGCCGTTCTGGCTGGCACTGGCTGGCGTGGTGCTGTCCTGGTACATGTACATGATCAATCCGGCGCTGCCGGCCGCGATCAAGCGTGCCTGCGGCCCGATCTACCGCCTGCTCGAAAACAAGTACTACATGGACTGGATCAACGAGAACATCATCGCCCGCGGTACGCGTGCGCTCGGTACCGGTCTGTGGAAGGGCGGCGACCAGGCCCTGATCGACGGTGCCGTCGTGAACGGTTCGTGGAAGTTGGTCGGCCGGATTTCGGGTGTGGTGCGCTGGATGCAGTCGGGCTACATCTATCACTACGCCTTCGCGATGCTGCTCGGCATCTTCATCCTGATGACGTACTTCGTCTGGTTCAAACGCTGA
- the nuoN gene encoding NADH-quinone oxidoreductase subunit NuoN — protein MIDKLSWVTIYPEIVLLVMTCIIALVDLSTTSHRRTRTYVLTLLTLAVVAVLSGLQALDAKTIYGFGGMVVSDPMGNWLKCFATVALMVTLVYGRPYAADREMLRGGEMFTISMFALLGMFVMISGSNFLLIYLGLELLTLSSYALVALRRDNAVASEAAMKYFVLGAMASGFLLYGLSMMYGATGSLDVNEVFKTIASGKVNHQVLVFGLVFIVAGLAFKVGAAPFHMWVPDVYQGAPTAITLLIGAAPELAAFAIIIRLLVDALQPLAIDWQQMLAVLAIASLLVGNLAAIAQSNLKRMLAYSTISQMGFMLLGLVAGSDQQGTYNAQYAYSASMFYIVTYVLTTLASFGIILLLAREGFESEEITDLAGLNQRSPLYAGVMAIAMFSLAGLPPLVGFYAKLAVLQALIASGHAIYIGLAVFAVMMSLIGAFYYLRVVKVMYFDAPVTATTVSAPRDVRTVLTINGALILILGIVPGGLMSLCYDAIVATLAH, from the coding sequence ATGATTGACAAACTCAGCTGGGTCACGATCTACCCTGAAATCGTGCTGCTGGTCATGACCTGCATCATTGCACTGGTCGACCTGTCCACCACGAGCCACCGCCGTACCCGCACCTATGTGCTCACGCTGCTCACGCTGGCCGTGGTCGCCGTGCTGTCGGGCCTGCAGGCCCTCGACGCCAAGACGATCTACGGCTTCGGCGGCATGGTCGTCAGCGACCCGATGGGCAACTGGCTCAAGTGCTTCGCTACCGTCGCCCTGATGGTCACCCTGGTCTACGGCCGTCCCTATGCGGCCGACCGCGAGATGCTGCGCGGCGGCGAGATGTTCACCATCAGCATGTTCGCGCTGCTGGGCATGTTCGTGATGATCTCGGGCAGCAACTTCCTGCTGATCTACCTGGGCCTGGAACTGCTCACGCTGTCGAGCTATGCGCTGGTGGCGCTGCGCCGCGACAACGCGGTGGCCAGCGAAGCTGCGATGAAGTACTTCGTGCTCGGCGCCATGGCCAGCGGCTTCCTGCTGTACGGTCTGTCCATGATGTATGGCGCGACCGGTTCGCTCGACGTCAACGAGGTGTTCAAGACCATCGCGAGCGGCAAGGTGAATCACCAAGTGCTGGTGTTCGGCCTCGTGTTCATCGTGGCAGGCCTGGCATTCAAGGTGGGCGCTGCGCCGTTCCACATGTGGGTGCCCGACGTCTACCAGGGTGCTCCGACGGCGATCACGCTGCTGATCGGCGCCGCGCCCGAGCTGGCTGCCTTCGCCATCATCATCCGCCTGCTGGTCGACGCGCTCCAACCGCTGGCCATCGACTGGCAGCAGATGCTGGCGGTGCTCGCCATCGCTTCGCTGCTGGTTGGCAACCTGGCCGCCATCGCGCAGAGCAACCTGAAGCGGATGCTGGCGTATTCGACCATTTCGCAGATGGGCTTCATGCTGCTCGGCCTGGTGGCAGGCTCGGACCAGCAGGGCACCTACAACGCCCAGTACGCGTACAGCGCCTCGATGTTCTACATCGTGACCTATGTGCTGACGACGCTGGCGAGCTTCGGCATCATCCTGCTGTTGGCGCGCGAAGGCTTCGAGAGCGAAGAGATCACCGATCTCGCAGGCCTGAACCAGCGCAGCCCGCTGTACGCCGGCGTGATGGCCATCGCGATGTTCTCGCTGGCCGGGCTGCCGCCGCTGGTGGGTTTCTATGCCAAGCTGGCAGTGCTGCAGGCGCTCATCGCGTCCGGCCATGCCATCTACATCGGCTTGGCAGTGTTCGCGGTGATGATGTCGCTGATCGGCGCCTTCTATTACCTGCGCGTGGTCAAGGTCATGTACTTCGACGCGCCGGTGACGGCCACCACCGTGTCGGCACCGCGCGACGTGCGCACCGTGCTCACGATCAATGGCGCGCTGATCCTGATCCTGGGCATTGTTCCTGGCGGGCTGATGAGCCTCTGCTACGACGCGATCGTGGCGACGCTGGCCCACTGA
- a CDS encoding ABC transporter transmembrane domain-containing protein codes for MASIPPSSMAKGSPRSLSGLSPFLRPYRVQIVLAAIFLVMAAVTTLVFPIALRSLIDGGLINPDKGAQTMALREHFGALFAVAVALGLFSAARFYTVSWLGERVTADIRNAVYGHVLKQSPAFFETTQTGEVLSRLTADTTLVQTVVGSSLSMGLRNAVMGVGALAVLVWTNPYVMVQVLGILVLVVLPSMWFGRRVRKLSRASQDRVADSSAIAAEVLNAIPVVQSYTAEGREATRFSGSTENAFRTAVRRTKARSVLVAFIIIATSAALLWGLYQGTQAVLRGDITAGHLGQTVVYVAILASATAVLGEVYGDLLRAAGATERLMELLHAPAAIVSPAVPAVTPVPVAGSAIRFENVTFHYPSRPGTPALRDFSLDVAPGETVALVGSSGAGKSTVFQLLLRYYDPQSGRLTLDGAPLATLALPDLRTRIGLVPQDAVIFSASAFENIRYGRPEATADEVHAAARAAFADDFLQALPEGYDTFLGERGVRLSGGQRQRIAIARAILKNPPLLLLDEATSALDAESERMVQAALESAMENRTTVVIAHRLATVQKADRIVVLDHGGIVEQGTHATLVAQGGVYARLAALQFAA; via the coding sequence ATGGCTTCTATCCCACCGTCTTCCATGGCCAAGGGCTCTCCCCGCTCGCTGTCGGGCCTGAGCCCTTTTCTCCGCCCGTACCGGGTCCAGATCGTCTTGGCGGCCATCTTTCTGGTGATGGCAGCGGTCACCACCCTGGTTTTTCCTATCGCCTTGAGAAGCCTGATTGACGGCGGCTTGATCAATCCGGACAAGGGCGCACAGACGATGGCGCTGCGGGAGCATTTCGGCGCCCTCTTCGCGGTCGCCGTGGCGCTGGGGCTTTTCTCCGCCGCGCGCTTCTACACCGTGAGCTGGCTCGGCGAGCGCGTGACCGCCGACATCCGCAATGCGGTCTACGGCCATGTGCTCAAGCAGAGCCCGGCGTTCTTCGAGACCACGCAGACCGGCGAGGTGCTGTCGCGCCTCACGGCAGACACCACGCTGGTCCAGACCGTCGTCGGCTCTTCGCTCAGCATGGGCCTGCGAAATGCCGTCATGGGCGTGGGCGCACTGGCCGTGCTGGTGTGGACCAACCCCTACGTGATGGTGCAGGTGCTGGGCATCCTGGTGCTGGTGGTGCTGCCGAGCATGTGGTTCGGCCGCCGCGTGCGCAAGCTGTCGCGCGCCAGCCAGGACCGCGTGGCCGACTCGAGCGCCATCGCTGCCGAGGTACTGAACGCCATCCCCGTGGTGCAGAGCTACACCGCCGAGGGCCGCGAGGCGACCCGCTTCAGCGGCTCGACCGAGAACGCCTTCCGTACCGCCGTTCGCCGCACCAAGGCGCGCTCGGTGCTGGTGGCATTCATCATCATCGCGACCTCCGCCGCCCTGCTCTGGGGCCTGTACCAGGGCACGCAGGCGGTGCTGCGCGGCGACATCACTGCCGGCCACCTGGGGCAGACCGTGGTCTACGTGGCGATCCTGGCGAGCGCGACCGCGGTGCTTGGCGAGGTCTACGGCGACCTGCTGCGCGCCGCCGGCGCAACCGAGCGACTGATGGAACTGCTGCATGCGCCGGCCGCCATCGTCTCGCCGGCGGTTCCGGCGGTCACGCCCGTTCCCGTCGCGGGCAGCGCCATCCGGTTCGAGAACGTCACCTTCCACTATCCGTCGCGGCCCGGCACGCCGGCGCTGCGCGACTTCAGCCTCGACGTCGCTCCCGGCGAAACCGTCGCGCTGGTCGGTTCGAGCGGCGCCGGAAAAAGCACGGTGTTCCAGCTGCTGCTGCGCTACTACGACCCGCAATCGGGCCGCCTGACGCTCGACGGCGCTCCGCTCGCAACCCTCGCGCTGCCCGACCTGCGCACCCGCATCGGCCTCGTGCCGCAGGACGCGGTGATCTTTTCGGCCAGCGCTTTCGAAAACATCCGCTACGGACGCCCCGAAGCCACGGCCGACGAAGTGCACGCCGCCGCGCGCGCAGCCTTCGCCGACGACTTCCTGCAGGCACTGCCCGAGGGCTACGACACCTTCCTCGGCGAGCGCGGCGTGCGCCTGTCGGGCGGCCAGCGCCAGCGCATCGCGATTGCACGCGCGATCCTGAAGAACCCGCCGCTGCTGCTGCTCGACGAGGCCACCAGCGCGCTCGACGCGGAAAGCGAACGCATGGTGCAGGCGGCACTGGAATCGGCAATGGAAAACCGCACCACGGTCGTGATCGCCCACCGTCTCGCCACCGTCCAGAAGGCCGACCGCATCGTGGTGCTGGACCACGGCGGCATCGTGGAGCAAGGCACGCACGCGACGCTGGTCGCGCAGGGCGGCGTCTACGCCAGGCTGGCGGCACTGCAGTTCGCGGCCTGA
- a CDS encoding NADH-quinone oxidoreductase subunit J: protein MDVKTGLFYLFAAVLLFAAFRVITARNPVYAALYLVLAFFQASAIWLLLRAEFLAISLVLVYVGAVMVLFLFVVMMLDINVDSLREGFWKHFPLAAGVGALIALEMAAVLMGGFRLGEAPRAVAGAAANTSNTLELGKLLYSEYLYPLEIAAVILLVAIVAAIALTLRTRKDSKYVNPADQVRVKARDRVRIVQMPATRPAEPVAEAAAADAAKENKA, encoded by the coding sequence ATGGACGTCAAGACCGGTCTGTTCTATCTGTTTGCCGCGGTGCTGCTGTTCGCAGCGTTCCGCGTCATCACCGCCCGCAACCCCGTGTACGCCGCGTTGTACCTGGTGCTGGCCTTCTTCCAGGCATCGGCCATCTGGCTGCTGCTGCGCGCCGAGTTCCTCGCGATCTCGCTCGTGCTGGTGTATGTCGGCGCCGTGATGGTGCTGTTCCTGTTCGTCGTGATGATGCTGGACATCAACGTCGACAGTTTGCGTGAGGGCTTCTGGAAGCACTTCCCGCTGGCTGCCGGCGTGGGCGCTCTCATTGCGCTCGAAATGGCGGCCGTGCTCATGGGTGGTTTCCGCCTCGGCGAGGCGCCACGCGCCGTTGCCGGTGCAGCGGCCAACACCTCCAACACGCTCGAACTGGGCAAGCTGCTTTACTCCGAATATCTCTACCCGCTGGAAATCGCCGCGGTCATCCTGCTCGTGGCCATCGTGGCCGCCATTGCACTGACGCTGCGCACCCGCAAGGACAGCAAGTACGTCAACCCGGCCGACCAGGTGCGCGTGAAGGCGCGTGACCGCGTGCGCATCGTGCAGATGCCGGCAACGCGTCCGGCCGAACCTGTGGCTGAAGCTGCAGCTGCGGACGCTGCAAAGGAAAACAAGGCATGA
- a CDS encoding NUDIX domain-containing protein yields the protein MTAPTTSPVADVHLREELISSEELVKGNFLQAKRDTIRLPDGHTATREYVVHPGAVVVIPLLDDGRVVLERQFRYPIGHVMVEFPAGKIDAGEDPFVCGRRELLEETGYTAREWAHAGAMHLAVAYSTEIIHIYFARGLSLGERQLDHGEFLDVFTATPEELAGWCRDGTVTDAKTLTCTLWLQNVLSGAWALDWKAVPPEGSAG from the coding sequence ATGACTGCACCGACCACTTCTCCCGTTGCCGACGTGCACTTGCGCGAAGAGCTCATCAGCAGCGAAGAGCTCGTCAAGGGCAACTTCCTGCAGGCCAAGCGCGACACCATCCGCCTGCCCGACGGCCATACGGCCACGCGCGAGTACGTGGTGCACCCGGGCGCCGTGGTGGTCATTCCGTTGCTGGACGACGGCCGTGTGGTGCTCGAGCGGCAGTTCCGTTACCCCATCGGTCACGTGATGGTCGAGTTTCCGGCAGGCAAGATCGACGCCGGCGAAGATCCGTTCGTGTGCGGGCGGCGCGAACTGCTCGAGGAAACCGGCTACACCGCGCGCGAGTGGGCGCACGCGGGCGCCATGCACCTTGCGGTGGCGTACTCGACCGAGATCATCCACATCTACTTCGCGCGTGGCCTTTCGCTCGGCGAGCGGCAACTCGACCATGGCGAGTTCCTCGACGTGTTCACCGCCACCCCCGAGGAGCTGGCCGGCTGGTGCCGCGACGGCACGGTGACCGACGCCAAGACGCTGACCTGCACGCTGTGGCTGCAGAACGTCCTGTCGGGCGCGTGGGCTCTGGACTGGAAGGCCGTCCCTCCGGAAGGCAGCGCGGGATAA
- a CDS encoding MarR family winged helix-turn-helix transcriptional regulator, whose protein sequence is MSDANTPHAPSAESDAGRRVPVDFYTPETYRTEESIGYLMRRIVAAVGQSVETRICEPGSPTYPQWVPLYKLNIGAATTVAELARACELDTGAMTRLLDRLEAKGLCRRVRSLEDRRVVNIELTDEGRAAAKEVPYVLSRVQNEHLAGFSKEEWEQLKGYLRRILDNAQALAVRGDKND, encoded by the coding sequence ATGAGCGATGCAAACACTCCCCATGCCCCGTCGGCCGAGTCCGACGCCGGCCGTCGCGTGCCCGTCGACTTCTACACCCCGGAAACCTATCGGACGGAAGAGAGCATCGGCTACCTGATGCGCCGCATCGTGGCTGCCGTCGGCCAGTCGGTCGAAACGCGCATCTGCGAACCTGGCAGCCCGACGTATCCGCAGTGGGTGCCCCTCTACAAACTCAACATCGGCGCCGCCACCACGGTCGCCGAACTGGCGCGCGCCTGCGAACTCGACACCGGCGCCATGACGCGCCTGCTCGACCGCCTCGAGGCCAAGGGCCTGTGCCGCCGCGTGCGCTCGCTCGAAGACCGCCGAGTGGTCAACATCGAACTCACCGACGAGGGCAGGGCTGCCGCCAAGGAAGTGCCGTACGTGCTCAGCCGCGTCCAGAACGAACATCTTGCTGGTTTCAGCAAGGAGGAATGGGAGCAGCTCAAGGGTTACTTGCGCCGCATCCTCGACAACGCACAGGCCCTCGCGGTCCGTGGAGATAAAAATGACTGA
- a CDS encoding DUF1178 family protein, giving the protein MKVLDLRCAHGHGFEGWFASNEAFDSQLAGGLVECPVCGDTAIVKLLSAPRINLGNARAPQQAAAAGAAPSVSSSGISAESSPEARWMRAVREVLSKTEDVGDRFADEARKMHYGETQERGIRGQATPEQTEALLDEGIAVMALPIPAALKETLQ; this is encoded by the coding sequence ATGAAAGTTCTCGATCTCCGCTGCGCACACGGCCATGGCTTCGAGGGCTGGTTCGCTTCCAACGAGGCCTTCGACAGCCAGTTGGCCGGCGGACTGGTCGAGTGCCCGGTGTGCGGCGACACCGCCATCGTCAAGCTGTTGAGCGCACCGCGCATCAACCTGGGCAATGCCAGGGCGCCGCAGCAGGCGGCAGCGGCCGGCGCAGCCCCATCCGTTTCTTCTTCCGGCATTTCGGCCGAAAGCTCACCCGAGGCCCGCTGGATGCGCGCCGTGCGCGAGGTGCTCTCGAAGACCGAGGACGTCGGAGACCGCTTCGCCGACGAGGCGCGCAAGATGCACTACGGCGAAACCCAGGAGCGTGGCATCCGTGGTCAGGCGACGCCCGAGCAGACCGAAGCGCTGCTCGACGAAGGCATTGCCGTGATGGCGCTGCCGATTCCCGCAGCGCTCAAGGAAACGCTGCAATAA